A stretch of the Thalassotalea euphylliae genome encodes the following:
- a CDS encoding nitrate reductase — protein MTCDQTIDKAAQLYATGLNEQAHSLSLNEQAHCSSLNEQAHYPPKATNALVQSTCAYCGVGCGVDITINGEQATNLTGSPEHPANFGRLCVKGTHLLDTVDITNRLLVPEIAGEQVSWDTAISKVAGEFNKIIKQHGPDAVAFYVSGQLLTEDYYVANKLMKGYIGSANIDTNSRLCMSSAVSAYKRAFGEDVVPCDYQDLEHTDLIVLIGSNAAWTHPVLFQRMQRAKQINPACQLVVVDPRRTATAESADQHLAINPGTDAALYNGLLNFLAEHNALDKAYIDANTQGFDEALAEASIWDMAKVSQFCGVSQAQLQDFYQLFLRSKKAISMYSMGINQSTSGVDKCHAIINVHLATGKIASLGSGPFSITGQPNAMGGREVGGLANQLAAHMDIENPAHRDLVQTFWQSPHIPTAQGAKAVDMIEQMKSGKIKAVWVMATNPLVSLPDHNQVAKAFEQCEFVVVSDCVADNDTLAYADVKLPATPWLEKNGTVTNSERRISRQRGALAPAGQAKHDWQIMSLVAQKMGFSGFDYQHPYQVFTEFAALSGYENSGETKRVFDMSGLAQLTLAEYEQLQPVQWPIKGPIKAGAQKSARVFADGQFPTANGKAKFFAVTPQLPQQKVSKAYSLVLNSGRYRDQWHTMTRTGIASALTQHLAKPYIAVNPQDATKLGLTEQQIAHVQSQTGELFVPVQITDAVNFGECFMPIHWNGQFSSNATVSTLYNAVVDPISGQPELKHTGIAIEKANFTQYLDCYFAEDINADAPYWLKAKQEHCWHYQLATNEDQPMTIAKLQQLFPCQGEWLSFNDEDNQLSHVICLQNGAVKCVAYVANQAFSEAKKWVDSLFGQDSLSFAEVQALLAKTAPTSADESRKVCSCFNVSEGSIREAVMSGTDSVAALGKSLKCGSNCGSCKPELQAIINDCQSNLIDIKEVASA, from the coding sequence ATGACGTGCGACCAAACCATTGATAAGGCAGCTCAGCTTTACGCTACTGGCTTGAATGAGCAAGCTCACTCTTTATCCTTAAATGAGCAGGCTCACTGTTCATCTCTAAATGAGCAAGCTCATTATCCACCTAAAGCGACAAACGCTTTGGTGCAAAGTACGTGTGCCTATTGTGGCGTTGGTTGTGGTGTGGATATTACGATAAACGGCGAGCAGGCAACTAACCTTACGGGCTCGCCTGAGCATCCTGCCAACTTTGGTCGCTTATGCGTTAAGGGCACGCACCTACTTGATACGGTCGATATCACCAATCGCTTATTAGTGCCTGAAATTGCTGGAGAGCAGGTAAGTTGGGATACGGCAATTAGCAAAGTTGCTGGTGAGTTTAACAAGATTATTAAGCAACATGGCCCTGATGCGGTTGCCTTTTATGTCTCGGGACAGTTACTGACCGAAGACTACTATGTTGCTAACAAATTAATGAAGGGTTATATCGGTAGTGCCAATATCGATACCAACTCAAGACTTTGCATGTCATCAGCAGTGTCGGCGTATAAACGAGCATTTGGCGAAGACGTGGTGCCTTGCGATTACCAAGACTTAGAGCACACAGATTTAATCGTATTAATTGGGTCTAATGCCGCGTGGACGCATCCCGTATTGTTTCAACGTATGCAACGGGCTAAACAAATCAACCCGGCGTGTCAGCTCGTGGTGGTTGACCCACGGCGCACGGCAACGGCGGAAAGTGCCGATCAGCATTTAGCGATTAATCCCGGTACCGATGCCGCGCTGTATAACGGTTTATTGAATTTCTTAGCCGAACATAATGCGTTGGATAAAGCCTACATAGACGCTAATACACAAGGCTTTGACGAGGCGCTTGCCGAAGCCTCTATTTGGGACATGGCAAAAGTTAGTCAATTTTGTGGTGTCAGCCAAGCACAGTTGCAAGATTTTTATCAGTTATTCCTGCGTTCAAAAAAAGCAATATCCATGTACTCCATGGGCATTAATCAATCGACTTCAGGTGTTGATAAATGCCATGCCATCATCAACGTGCATTTAGCGACAGGCAAAATTGCATCACTTGGCTCTGGACCATTTTCTATCACAGGTCAGCCTAATGCCATGGGTGGGCGCGAAGTAGGTGGCTTAGCTAACCAATTAGCGGCTCATATGGATATTGAAAATCCAGCACATCGTGATTTAGTGCAAACGTTTTGGCAATCACCGCACATCCCAACCGCGCAAGGTGCGAAAGCGGTTGATATGATTGAACAAATGAAGTCGGGCAAAATTAAAGCGGTTTGGGTTATGGCAACCAATCCACTCGTGAGTTTGCCGGATCACAATCAAGTGGCTAAAGCATTTGAACAATGTGAATTTGTTGTGGTGTCAGATTGCGTTGCTGATAACGACACATTGGCTTACGCGGATGTTAAATTACCAGCTACACCATGGCTGGAGAAAAATGGCACTGTCACTAACTCTGAGCGCCGAATTTCAAGGCAGCGCGGTGCCTTGGCACCAGCAGGGCAAGCCAAACACGATTGGCAAATTATGTCGTTAGTAGCGCAAAAAATGGGTTTTAGTGGCTTTGATTATCAGCACCCTTATCAAGTATTTACCGAATTTGCTGCCTTATCTGGCTATGAAAACTCAGGGGAAACCAAACGCGTTTTTGATATGTCAGGCTTAGCGCAACTAACACTCGCCGAATATGAGCAGTTACAACCTGTGCAATGGCCCATAAAAGGGCCAATAAAAGCGGGCGCTCAAAAAAGCGCACGTGTATTTGCAGACGGTCAATTTCCTACTGCCAATGGCAAAGCTAAGTTTTTCGCAGTAACCCCACAATTACCTCAGCAGAAAGTCAGTAAAGCATATTCATTAGTACTTAACAGCGGTCGTTATCGCGATCAATGGCATACGATGACACGCACAGGCATTGCATCTGCGTTAACTCAACATTTAGCGAAACCTTATATTGCCGTTAATCCGCAAGACGCGACAAAACTCGGTTTAACAGAACAGCAGATTGCCCATGTTCAATCGCAAACCGGTGAATTATTTGTACCAGTGCAAATAACAGATGCCGTTAATTTCGGTGAGTGTTTTATGCCAATTCACTGGAACGGCCAATTTTCATCAAATGCAACGGTGTCAACGCTTTACAACGCAGTGGTAGATCCTATCTCTGGTCAACCCGAGTTAAAACATACTGGTATTGCAATAGAAAAGGCTAACTTTACTCAGTATCTTGATTGCTACTTTGCAGAGGATATTAACGCTGATGCGCCATATTGGTTAAAGGCTAAGCAAGAGCATTGTTGGCACTACCAACTTGCCACCAATGAAGATCAGCCAATGACCATCGCCAAACTGCAACAACTTTTTCCGTGCCAAGGGGAGTGGTTAAGCTTTAACGATGAAGATAACCAACTTTCTCATGTGATTTGCCTGCAAAATGGCGCGGTGAAATGTGTCGCTTACGTTGCCAATCAGGCATTTAGTGAAGCGAAAAAATGGGTCGATAGTCTGTTTGGACAAGACAGTTTGTCGTTTGCCGAAGTGCAAGCTTTACTCGCAAAAACAGCACCAACTAGCGCAGACGAAAGTCGAAAAGTGTGCAGTTGTTTCAATGTTTCTGAAGGGAGTATTCGAGAGGCGGTAATGTCTGGTACAGACAGCGTTGCTGCACTGGGTAAATCGCTAAAATGTGGCAGTAACTGCGGCTCGTGTAAGCCAGAGTTGCAAGCCATTATTAATGATTGTCAATCGAACCTAATCGATATTAAAGAAGTCGCCAGCGCTTAG
- the cobA gene encoding uroporphyrinogen-III C-methyltransferase: MQLSLFKTPLFWFKHQQKRRWAAKSVKNVAAGANTSDALANNVSKLTWLTRKLILNRNSSTVSSTGKDLGQVVFVGAGAGDPELLTIKAVKALQQADIVLVDWLVNPEINAFIPDHIERVFVGKKCGQHSVTQAEICQLLVDYAAQGKRVVRLKGGDPSIFARLAEETDVLSKANVPFQVIPGITAATGCAAYSGIPLTHRDCAQSVKFITAHGKQEDHECDWHLLAAEQCTLVFYMGLNRVQLICQRLISHGMAATMPIAVIDQGTSHTQKVVCKSLASMDAASDLADFQGPALIIVGKVVEKRVDVNLSLVDGEAPTISANAFEAA; this comes from the coding sequence ATGCAGTTAAGCTTATTTAAAACCCCGTTATTTTGGTTTAAGCATCAACAAAAGCGCCGTTGGGCTGCCAAAAGTGTTAAAAATGTCGCTGCTGGAGCGAATACTAGTGATGCCCTTGCTAATAATGTCAGCAAATTAACTTGGCTTACTCGCAAGCTGATACTAAACAGAAACAGTTCAACAGTATCATCTACAGGCAAAGATTTAGGGCAAGTGGTATTTGTTGGCGCAGGGGCTGGCGATCCCGAATTATTGACCATCAAAGCGGTAAAAGCGCTACAACAGGCAGATATCGTATTAGTTGATTGGCTGGTGAACCCTGAAATTAATGCCTTTATCCCAGATCATATCGAGCGGGTATTTGTTGGCAAAAAATGTGGTCAGCATTCGGTCACACAAGCAGAAATTTGTCAGTTATTGGTAGATTACGCGGCTCAAGGTAAACGAGTTGTGCGATTAAAAGGGGGAGACCCGTCGATATTTGCGCGACTTGCCGAAGAAACGGATGTGCTTTCGAAAGCGAATGTTCCATTTCAAGTCATCCCTGGTATTACTGCTGCGACAGGATGCGCCGCTTATTCCGGTATTCCGTTAACTCATAGAGACTGCGCGCAATCAGTGAAATTTATTACTGCTCATGGCAAGCAAGAAGACCATGAATGTGATTGGCACCTGCTAGCAGCAGAGCAATGCACACTGGTTTTTTATATGGGCTTGAATCGTGTTCAATTAATTTGTCAGCGATTAATAAGTCATGGCATGGCAGCAACTATGCCTATTGCGGTGATTGACCAGGGCACTAGTCATACTCAGAAAGTAGTTTGCAAGTCGTTGGCATCGATGGATGCGGCAAGTGATTTAGCTGACTTTCAAGGCCCAGCGTTAATTATCGTTGGTAAGGTGGTTGAAAAGCGCGTAGATGTTAATTTATCGCTGGTTGATGGTGAAGCGCCCACCATTTCCGCAAATGCTTTCGAAGCCGCTTAG
- a CDS encoding OmpA family protein, with the protein MKNNKIIALLAVGACSSAFPMGVMANEQPDASVLVKQAYGGIHYSYFDADNERLTVAGDRASGLEEGDGAGLSLGYRFSEYNELRIQYTDLSVDALRSVYGDQDGRSVAIDVLHFPSKKNLYLIGGFKEIDLEEKEVSANIGMGYRHYFTNRFAGFVEGKGHYQFEEYHTDFNATLGIIYFFGENKARTASPVAPKPTAVKPVSSKPATMSTVKDADKDGVIDSLDQCPGTPTNHMVDIKGCTLFSEKMRSIEVQVNFDNNSDVIKPEFYGEVEKLANFLKQYSGVNLTIEGHSSSVGAAGYNKTLSMKRAQAVVDILVNEYRIDGGRLNAVGYGEERLINEANTAAAHAENRRIMATAETSEKVAVEK; encoded by the coding sequence ATGAAAAATAATAAAATTATTGCGCTATTGGCAGTGGGAGCCTGTTCTTCAGCATTTCCAATGGGAGTAATGGCAAACGAGCAGCCAGATGCCTCAGTTTTGGTTAAGCAAGCCTATGGCGGTATTCATTACAGCTATTTTGATGCAGATAATGAACGACTGACCGTGGCGGGTGATCGTGCCTCAGGGTTAGAAGAGGGTGATGGTGCGGGTTTGTCACTTGGCTATCGTTTTTCCGAATATAACGAATTGCGTATTCAGTATACCGACTTGTCAGTTGATGCATTGCGCAGTGTTTATGGCGACCAAGATGGTCGCTCGGTAGCCATTGACGTTTTACACTTTCCAAGCAAAAAGAACCTTTACCTTATTGGTGGTTTTAAAGAAATTGATTTAGAAGAAAAAGAAGTATCAGCCAACATTGGTATGGGGTACCGTCATTACTTTACCAATCGCTTTGCTGGTTTTGTTGAAGGTAAAGGGCATTATCAATTTGAAGAGTACCATACTGATTTTAACGCCACTTTGGGTATAATTTACTTCTTTGGTGAGAACAAGGCACGTACCGCCTCACCTGTAGCGCCAAAACCAACCGCAGTGAAACCCGTATCGTCTAAACCAGCGACAATGTCTACCGTTAAAGATGCTGATAAAGACGGTGTCATTGATAGTCTAGACCAGTGTCCAGGCACACCTACAAACCATATGGTCGATATTAAAGGCTGTACCTTGTTTAGCGAGAAAATGCGTTCTATTGAAGTACAAGTAAACTTTGATAACAACAGTGATGTCATTAAGCCTGAGTTTTATGGTGAAGTTGAAAAGTTGGCTAACTTCTTAAAACAATACAGCGGTGTTAATCTGACTATTGAAGGTCATTCGTCTAGCGTTGGTGCGGCAGGCTACAATAAAACCTTATCAATGAAACGTGCCCAAGCCGTTGTTGATATACTGGTAAACGAATATCGCATTGACGGTGGACGATTAAACGCTGTTGGCTATGGCGAAGAGCGTTTAATTAACGAGGCAAATACTGCTGCTGCTCATGCAGAAAATCGCCGTATTATGGCAACAGCGGAAACTAGTGAAAAAGTTGCCGTTGAGAAATAG
- a CDS encoding MATE family efflux transporter: MRLSDFIYQSKSLLKLAYPILIAQLIQNLMGFADTVMAGRVSATDMAAVAVASSVWLPAILTISGIMMALAAIVSQYSGAKAFDKVASATYQTAWIGLFLGGSLILLNATVAPAIYQEVTLEPELKKLMFDYLDYIVWGGPAFCLYFVLRNYSEGLSHTRPTMIISIIGLLVNIPANYIFIYGKFGMPALGGAGCGLATALVYWAMFLSMLAYTYFSKHLKQAHLFDRFYWPNWSEIKTVLALGVPIALSLLFEVSLFAVVAIILAPFGAEVVASHQIAINFSGLVFMIPLSLAMAVTIKVGFAVGNKQYQDAKDICWYSALLGLVIAVVTASGTLLFKSQIAGIYTTELPVIELAASLMFLAALFQFSDAIQVISAGALRGYKDTTSILIITFFSYWIVGLSIGLILGLTDWIIEPIGPSGFWIGFISGLTTAAVLLAIRLKVVQARLA, from the coding sequence ATGCGCTTATCAGATTTTATTTATCAATCAAAAAGTTTACTTAAACTCGCTTACCCTATTCTTATTGCCCAACTGATCCAAAACTTAATGGGCTTTGCCGATACGGTAATGGCTGGTCGTGTAAGCGCAACTGACATGGCTGCGGTAGCGGTTGCTAGCAGTGTTTGGCTACCAGCCATTCTAACGATTTCCGGTATCATGATGGCGTTAGCGGCAATCGTGTCACAATACTCAGGCGCCAAGGCATTTGATAAGGTCGCAAGTGCAACCTATCAAACTGCGTGGATTGGCTTGTTTTTAGGTGGCTCACTTATCTTATTAAACGCCACCGTCGCACCAGCAATCTATCAAGAAGTGACCCTTGAACCAGAACTCAAAAAGTTAATGTTTGACTACCTAGACTATATCGTTTGGGGTGGCCCCGCGTTTTGCTTGTACTTTGTGTTAAGGAACTATTCAGAGGGTTTGTCGCATACTCGACCAACCATGATCATTAGTATCATTGGTTTGCTAGTTAATATCCCCGCTAACTACATATTTATTTACGGTAAATTCGGCATGCCTGCACTGGGCGGCGCAGGATGCGGCCTAGCTACGGCTTTGGTTTATTGGGCAATGTTTTTATCTATGTTGGCCTATACCTACTTCTCAAAACACCTTAAACAGGCGCACTTGTTTGACCGTTTTTATTGGCCAAACTGGTCAGAAATAAAAACGGTATTGGCACTGGGTGTGCCTATCGCGTTATCACTGCTGTTTGAAGTGAGTTTATTTGCTGTGGTCGCGATAATTTTGGCACCATTTGGCGCTGAAGTTGTGGCGAGCCACCAAATCGCCATTAACTTCTCGGGGCTGGTATTTATGATCCCGCTAAGCCTTGCCATGGCGGTGACGATAAAAGTGGGCTTTGCCGTTGGCAATAAGCAATATCAGGATGCAAAAGATATTTGTTGGTATTCAGCACTATTAGGCTTAGTGATTGCCGTGGTTACAGCCTCTGGCACGTTACTGTTTAAATCCCAAATTGCCGGTATTTATACCACTGAACTGCCAGTAATTGAGCTAGCAGCAAGCTTAATGTTCTTAGCAGCTCTGTTTCAGTTTTCAGACGCTATTCAAGTGATTTCGGCGGGCGCGTTACGTGGTTATAAAGACACTACCTCAATATTGATCATTACCTTTTTCTCATATTGGATTGTCGGCTTATCTATTGGATTAATACTCGGTTTAACTGATTGGATAATTGAGCCGATAGGCCCATCAGGCTTTTGGATTGGCTTTATCTCAGGCTTAACCACCGCCGCAGTGCTATTAGCTATTCGGTTAAAGGTCGTGCAAGCACGGCTAGCGTAA
- a CDS encoding DUF3137 domain-containing protein: MNLDLDIDTAQLNLLFEQKLKPKLAPLETSRLATLKKKKALTFSVGAFFIAVLSGIDSTPLLIALFAIMAYCLVTFKFSWDKFRSSYKKQIMVTLLSEIDKSLIWHKDKFITQTEFEQSGLYPKKIDSYGGEDLICGEIEGFKVEMSELFVEQIIQRPEGGSQKNPIFIGLFLKAQRPKPFSHSSYILAKENTKQGLKEKLFGHFQSPRIGENVALPESEFSQYFSVVSSAPDTILQMLSPKLMDKLVDYRNQKQGIAISLSFIDQNVYIAIPEGRDLFEPQLALAVTDFDVIKGLFQDLVFYTGLLRELGLPSNSQH; the protein is encoded by the coding sequence ATGAATTTGGACTTGGACATAGACACTGCACAGTTAAATTTGCTGTTTGAACAAAAGCTAAAACCCAAGTTAGCGCCACTAGAAACCTCTCGTTTAGCGACATTAAAGAAGAAAAAAGCGCTTACCTTTTCCGTAGGTGCCTTTTTTATCGCGGTATTGTCAGGCATTGACTCAACGCCTTTGCTAATTGCGCTATTTGCCATTATGGCGTATTGCCTTGTCACCTTTAAGTTCAGTTGGGACAAGTTCCGAAGTAGTTACAAAAAACAAATAATGGTGACTCTGTTGAGTGAAATTGACAAGTCGCTAATCTGGCATAAAGACAAATTCATCACTCAAACCGAGTTCGAACAAAGCGGTTTGTACCCCAAAAAAATTGATAGTTACGGTGGTGAAGATCTTATTTGTGGCGAGATCGAAGGTTTTAAGGTTGAAATGTCTGAACTTTTTGTAGAACAGATTATTCAACGGCCCGAAGGCGGCTCGCAAAAAAATCCGATTTTTATCGGCCTTTTTCTCAAAGCTCAACGTCCCAAGCCATTTTCTCACTCTAGTTATATTTTAGCGAAAGAAAATACCAAGCAAGGGTTAAAAGAAAAGCTATTTGGCCATTTTCAAAGTCCACGTATTGGTGAAAACGTAGCATTACCGGAAAGTGAATTTAGCCAATATTTCTCCGTTGTCAGCTCAGCGCCAGATACCATATTACAAATGCTATCGCCCAAGTTGATGGATAAATTAGTTGACTATAGAAATCAAAAACAGGGAATCGCGATATCGCTATCTTTTATTGACCAAAATGTTTACATTGCAATCCCCGAAGGCAGGGATTTATTCGAGCCTCAACTAGCACTAGCTGTAACAGACTTTGACGTCATCAAGGGGCTGTTTCAAGATTTAGTGTTTTATACGGGTTTATTACGAGAATTAGGACTTCCATCCAATAGCCAGCACTAA